A genomic segment from Tessaracoccus defluvii encodes:
- a CDS encoding YraN family protein: protein MTEERTRLGRRGEDMAAEYLSASGWPILERNWRCREGEADIIAYDPTADALVVVEVKTRSGTGYGMPLDAITYAKARRLRHLAVIYARQRAGRSVRLRVDAIGFVLRPGRPAEMIHARGIEER from the coding sequence ATGACTGAGGAACGGACGCGTCTCGGACGACGCGGCGAGGACATGGCGGCCGAGTATCTGTCGGCCAGCGGCTGGCCGATCCTGGAGCGGAACTGGCGCTGCCGGGAGGGCGAGGCGGACATTATCGCCTACGACCCGACAGCCGATGCGCTCGTGGTGGTGGAGGTGAAGACGCGCTCCGGCACCGGGTACGGCATGCCGCTCGACGCCATCACGTATGCGAAGGCGCGGCGGCTGCGTCACCTGGCCGTCATCTATGCGCGTCAGCGCGCCGGCAGGAGTGTCAGGCTGCGGGTCGACGCGATCGGGTTCGTGCTGCGGCCCGGACGGCCGGCGGAGATGATCCACGCCCGTGGGATCGAGGAGCGGTGA
- the trmD gene encoding tRNA (guanosine(37)-N1)-methyltransferase TrmD, whose product MRLDVVSIFPDYFAPLHLSLVGKAIASGRVDLAVHDLRSWTHDRHHTTDDTPYGGGAGMVMKPEPWGEALDALEQASDLPMTIVVPTPAGQPFTQALAYELATRPRLVFACGRYEGIDQRVIDYATDTYEVIEVSLGDYVLNGGEVAVLAITEAVVRLLPGVIGNPDSLLEESHSEGNEQLLEYPNYTKPPIWRGREVPEVLLSGNHAVIARWRQEQATARTRARRPDLLGE is encoded by the coding sequence ATGAGGCTCGACGTCGTCTCGATCTTCCCCGACTACTTCGCGCCGCTACACCTGAGCCTGGTCGGCAAGGCGATCGCGTCGGGCCGCGTGGACCTGGCGGTCCACGACCTGCGGAGCTGGACCCACGACCGCCATCACACCACTGACGACACGCCGTACGGCGGCGGCGCAGGCATGGTGATGAAGCCCGAACCGTGGGGGGAGGCGCTCGACGCCCTCGAGCAGGCCTCCGACCTGCCCATGACGATCGTGGTGCCCACCCCGGCGGGGCAACCGTTCACGCAGGCGCTCGCCTACGAGCTGGCCACCCGGCCCCGGCTCGTGTTCGCCTGCGGCCGCTACGAGGGCATCGACCAGCGGGTCATCGACTACGCGACCGACACCTACGAAGTGATCGAGGTCAGTCTGGGTGACTACGTCCTCAACGGCGGCGAGGTCGCCGTCCTGGCCATCACCGAGGCGGTCGTGCGCCTCCTGCCCGGGGTCATCGGCAACCCCGACTCGCTGCTGGAGGAGTCGCACTCCGAGGGCAACGAGCAACTGCTGGAGTACCCGAACTACACCAAGCCGCCCATCTGGCGTGGTCGTGAGGTGCCGGAGGTGCTGCTCAGCGGCAACCACGCCGTGATCGCGCGCTGGCGTCAGGAGCAGGCCACGGCGCGGACCCGCGCCCGCCGGCCTGATCTCCTGGGGGAGTGA
- a CDS encoding DUF2469 domain-containing protein — protein sequence MSAEDLDEYESKLELDLYREYKDVVGIFTYAVETERRFYLCNAVDLKVRTEGGDVYYEVSMGDAWVWDMYRPARFVKSAKVLTFRDVSIEEIVHSDLEVPDRTRS from the coding sequence ATGAGCGCCGAAGACCTTGATGAGTACGAGAGCAAGCTAGAGCTCGACCTGTACCGCGAGTACAAGGACGTCGTCGGGATCTTCACCTACGCGGTGGAGACCGAGCGCCGCTTCTACCTGTGCAACGCCGTCGACCTGAAGGTCCGCACGGAGGGTGGCGACGTCTACTACGAGGTGTCCATGGGGGACGCCTGGGTGTGGGACATGTACCGTCCCGCACGGTTCGTGAAGTCGGCGAAGGTGCTGACGTTCCGCGACGTGTCGATCGAGGAGATCGTGCACTCCGATCTTGAGGTCCCCGACCGCACCCGTAGCTGA
- the lepB gene encoding signal peptidase I: MVRDNAPAQDEAPAPEAPSFGKRVLGWLTEVLLVVVGAIIIAALLRTFVGQMFLIPSGSMENTIHEQDRVLVAKFGGFQRGDVVVFEDPGEWLAPSQKPTNPVQIGLEFIGVLPSSSTEHLIKRVIGMPGDHVLLNDEGQIEVNGQPLDESAYLFTLDGVQVAPATVPFDIIVPADHIFVMGDHRNASNDSRCRLADVSQNPGQSAFVPMDKVVGSAVAIVAPLDRLSTFNLPATFTTVPDPVEPAPERPELIHVESGC, encoded by the coding sequence GTGGTTCGAGACAACGCACCCGCGCAGGACGAGGCCCCGGCGCCGGAGGCCCCGAGCTTCGGGAAGCGGGTCCTCGGATGGCTCACCGAGGTACTCCTCGTGGTGGTTGGCGCCATCATCATCGCGGCATTGCTCCGGACCTTCGTCGGGCAGATGTTCCTCATCCCCTCCGGGTCGATGGAGAACACGATCCACGAGCAGGACCGGGTCCTGGTGGCGAAGTTCGGCGGCTTCCAACGCGGAGACGTCGTCGTCTTCGAAGATCCCGGCGAGTGGCTCGCCCCCAGCCAGAAGCCCACCAACCCGGTGCAGATCGGGCTCGAGTTCATCGGGGTCCTCCCAAGCTCCAGCACGGAGCACCTCATCAAGCGGGTCATTGGCATGCCCGGCGATCACGTGCTGCTGAACGACGAGGGGCAGATCGAGGTCAACGGTCAGCCGCTTGACGAGTCCGCGTACCTCTTCACGCTCGACGGGGTCCAGGTCGCGCCTGCCACCGTCCCCTTCGACATCATCGTTCCCGCCGACCACATCTTCGTGATGGGCGACCACCGCAACGCCTCCAACGACTCGCGCTGCCGGCTGGCCGACGTCTCGCAGAACCCAGGGCAGAGCGCCTTCGTGCCCATGGACAAGGTGGTCGGGTCCGCCGTGGCCATCGTCGCGCCGCTCGACCGGCTCTCGACGTTCAACCTCCCCGCCACCTTCACCACCGTCCCCGACCCTGTCGAGCCTGCGCCGGAGAGGCCAGAGCTCATCCACGTGGAGTCCGGCTGCTGA
- a CDS encoding succinate dehydrogenase/fumarate reductase iron-sulfur subunit, which translates to MKLKLRIWRQAGPNAAGRMVEYDLDGVSEDMSFLEMLDLLNENLTEANQEPVAFDHDCREGICGMCGVVINGIAHGGSATTTCQLHMRSFADGATIDIEPWRAGAFPVLKDLAVDRSAFDRIIASGGFISSNTGSAPDAHATPAPKREADIAFDNATCIGCGACVAACPNSSAMLFTAAKITHLAMLPQGQPERYRRVKSMVAQHDEEGFGNCTNIGECAAVCPKGIPLESIAQLNRDLIASLFKGDGKA; encoded by the coding sequence GTGAAGCTCAAGCTACGTATCTGGCGTCAGGCCGGCCCCAACGCAGCCGGCCGGATGGTCGAGTACGACCTGGATGGCGTGTCCGAGGACATGTCGTTCCTGGAGATGCTTGACCTTCTCAACGAGAACCTCACCGAGGCCAACCAGGAGCCGGTGGCGTTCGACCACGACTGCCGCGAGGGCATCTGCGGCATGTGTGGCGTGGTGATCAACGGCATCGCCCACGGCGGTTCCGCGACCACCACCTGCCAGCTGCACATGCGTTCGTTCGCCGACGGCGCCACGATCGACATCGAGCCCTGGCGGGCCGGGGCGTTCCCGGTCCTCAAGGACCTCGCCGTCGACCGTTCCGCCTTCGACCGGATCATCGCCTCCGGCGGCTTCATCTCGTCCAACACGGGCTCGGCTCCGGACGCTCACGCGACCCCCGCGCCGAAGCGCGAGGCGGACATCGCCTTCGACAACGCCACCTGCATCGGCTGCGGTGCGTGCGTCGCGGCCTGCCCGAACAGCTCCGCCATGCTGTTCACTGCCGCGAAGATCACGCACCTGGCGATGCTGCCGCAGGGTCAGCCCGAGCGGTACCGCCGCGTGAAGTCGATGGTTGCCCAGCACGACGAGGAAGGCTTCGGCAACTGCACCAACATCGGTGAGTGCGCCGCGGTCTGCCCCAAGGGCATCCCGCTGGAGTCCATCGCCCAGCTGAACCGCGACCTGATCGCGTCGCTGTTCAAGGGCGACGGCAAGGCCTGA
- a CDS encoding fumarate reductase/succinate dehydrogenase flavoprotein subunit, which produces MTTTVPNTEVPVSNEFWALGDDIADTKAPQGVDIDKVWQTRQFQARLVNPANRRKLSVIIVGTGLAGGAAAATLGEAGYNVLNFCYQDSPRRAHSIAAQGGINAAKNYRNDNDSTHRLFYDTVKGGDYRARETNVYRLAEVSANIIDQCVAQGVPFAREYGGLLDTRSFGGVQVQRTFYARGQTGQQLLIGAYQQLERQVAAGTVKMYTRHEMVEVIVIDGRARGIVTRNMVNGKVETWTADAVVLATGGYGNVFFLSTNAMGCNVTATWRAHRKGAYFGNPCYTQIHPTCIPVHGETQSKLTLMSESLRNDGRIWVPKKAEDCGKDPRQIPEEDRDYYLERIYPAFGNLVPRDIASRQAKNMCDEGRGVGPAITERDRDGNESQVRRGVYLDFSDAIGRLGQKAVENKYGNLFDMYQQITGENPYEVPMRIYPAVHYTMGGLWVDYDLQSSIPGLYVTGEANFSDHGANRLGASALMQGLADGYFVLPNTINDYLADAPFDKVGDDHPAVVEALDSAKGRIDKLLSIQGTRSVDSFHKELGHIMWEYCGMERTEAGLTKAIGLIRELRDEFWSNVRVTGINEDFNQALERAGRVADFMELGELMCIDALHRRESCGGHFRAESQTEEGEALRHDDEFLYVAAWEFGGDGAAPILHKEPLVYKAIELKQRSYK; this is translated from the coding sequence ATGACCACCACCGTCCCCAACACGGAGGTCCCCGTGAGTAACGAATTCTGGGCACTCGGCGACGACATCGCCGACACCAAGGCCCCCCAGGGCGTCGACATCGACAAGGTGTGGCAGACGCGCCAGTTCCAGGCGCGCCTGGTGAACCCGGCCAACCGTCGCAAGCTGAGCGTCATCATCGTCGGCACCGGCCTCGCCGGTGGCGCCGCCGCCGCCACGCTCGGCGAGGCGGGCTACAACGTCCTCAACTTCTGTTACCAGGACAGCCCGCGTCGCGCCCACTCCATCGCGGCCCAGGGTGGCATCAACGCCGCCAAGAACTACCGCAACGACAACGACTCCACGCACCGGCTGTTCTACGACACCGTCAAGGGTGGCGACTACCGCGCCCGTGAGACGAACGTGTACCGCCTCGCCGAGGTGTCGGCCAACATCATCGACCAGTGCGTCGCGCAGGGCGTCCCCTTCGCCCGTGAGTACGGCGGCCTGCTCGACACGCGTTCGTTCGGCGGCGTGCAGGTGCAGCGCACCTTCTACGCCCGTGGTCAGACGGGTCAGCAGCTGCTGATCGGCGCCTACCAGCAGCTGGAGCGTCAGGTCGCCGCCGGCACCGTGAAGATGTACACCCGCCACGAGATGGTCGAGGTCATCGTCATCGACGGCCGCGCCCGCGGCATCGTCACGCGGAACATGGTCAACGGCAAGGTGGAGACCTGGACCGCTGACGCGGTCGTCCTTGCGACCGGTGGCTACGGCAACGTCTTCTTCCTGTCGACGAACGCCATGGGCTGCAACGTCACCGCGACGTGGCGTGCGCACCGCAAGGGCGCCTACTTCGGCAACCCCTGCTACACGCAGATCCACCCGACCTGCATCCCCGTGCACGGCGAGACGCAGTCGAAGCTGACCCTGATGTCGGAGTCGCTGCGTAACGACGGTCGCATCTGGGTGCCCAAGAAGGCCGAGGACTGCGGCAAGGATCCTCGCCAGATCCCCGAGGAGGACCGCGACTACTACCTGGAGCGGATCTACCCGGCGTTCGGCAACCTGGTTCCCCGCGACATCGCGTCGCGGCAGGCGAAGAACATGTGCGACGAGGGCCGCGGTGTCGGCCCCGCCATCACCGAGCGCGACCGGGACGGCAACGAGAGCCAGGTGCGCCGCGGCGTCTACCTCGACTTCTCCGATGCCATCGGCCGGCTCGGCCAGAAGGCTGTCGAGAACAAGTACGGCAACCTCTTCGACATGTACCAGCAGATCACGGGCGAGAACCCGTACGAGGTGCCGATGCGCATCTACCCTGCGGTGCACTACACGATGGGTGGCCTGTGGGTCGACTACGACCTCCAGTCCTCCATCCCCGGCCTGTACGTGACCGGCGAGGCAAACTTCTCCGACCACGGTGCGAACCGTCTCGGCGCCTCCGCCCTGATGCAGGGCCTGGCCGACGGCTACTTCGTGCTGCCGAACACCATCAACGACTACCTCGCTGATGCCCCGTTCGACAAGGTCGGCGACGACCACCCGGCCGTCGTCGAGGCGCTCGACTCGGCCAAGGGCCGCATCGACAAGCTGCTTTCCATCCAGGGCACCCGCTCGGTCGACTCCTTCCACAAGGAACTCGGCCACATCATGTGGGAGTACTGCGGCATGGAGCGCACGGAGGCCGGCCTCACGAAGGCCATCGGTCTCATCCGCGAGCTCCGTGACGAGTTCTGGAGCAACGTCCGCGTCACCGGCATCAACGAGGACTTCAACCAGGCCCTCGAGCGTGCCGGCCGCGTCGCCGACTTCATGGAGCTCGGCGAGCTCATGTGTATCGACGCCCTGCACCGGCGCGAGTCCTGCGGCGGCCACTTCCGCGCCGAGTCCCAGACCGAGGAGGGCGAGGCACTGCGTCACGACGACGAGTTCCTCTACGTCGCGGCGTGGGAGTTCGGTGGCGACGGGGCTGCCCCGATCCTGCACAAGGAGCCGCTGGTCTACAAGGCAATCGAACTGAAGCAACGGAGTTACAAGTGA
- a CDS encoding YifB family Mg chelatase-like AAA ATPase has translation MRASAWSVALTGIDGVPVEVEAAKGGGIPRTMLVGLPDKALNEAKERVRAAVKACDLPWPPQLVTFNLSPASLPKTGSHFDVAIAAAGMAAERAFPASRLRDVVLIGELSLDGRVRRVPGVLPAVLAAAKAGFTRVVVPYEQEAEAALVPGIQATGVDRLDEVVAFLKGKPLPQRAPRSAADEAPDASAYRPDLAEVVGHEEGRFVLEVAAAGRHHLYLYGAPGAGKSMLASRLPSILPELDDAEAVEVSAIHSLAGIPLDGLIRQPPFADPHHSVTPAALVGGGSAQFKPGAISLAHNGVLFLDECPEFGPKLDALRTPLECGWITINRARYSARIPAGFQLILAANPCPCGYHAVAGAQCRCDPLRVRRYQDRVSGPILDRIDIRHQLTSVNRVLLDIGLPAPESSAVVRERVLEARDRQRARLRGTPWTTNGEIAGSYLRKELTPATDLRLLNEALLRGSISARGVDKVLRVAWTLADLGGHDRISERDIRSALLLRQGAARELAS, from the coding sequence GTGAGGGCCTCGGCGTGGTCGGTGGCGCTCACCGGCATCGACGGGGTGCCCGTTGAGGTGGAGGCCGCGAAGGGTGGCGGCATCCCGCGCACCATGCTGGTGGGCCTTCCAGACAAGGCGCTCAACGAGGCGAAGGAGCGCGTGCGCGCCGCGGTCAAGGCGTGCGACCTGCCGTGGCCGCCGCAGCTGGTCACCTTCAACCTGTCACCCGCGAGCCTGCCGAAGACAGGCTCCCACTTCGACGTCGCGATCGCCGCGGCGGGGATGGCCGCCGAGAGGGCGTTCCCGGCGAGCCGGCTGCGCGACGTGGTCCTGATCGGTGAGCTCAGCCTCGACGGCCGGGTGCGTCGTGTTCCGGGCGTCCTGCCTGCTGTCCTCGCGGCCGCAAAGGCCGGCTTCACCCGTGTCGTCGTCCCGTACGAGCAGGAGGCCGAGGCAGCGCTGGTGCCTGGCATCCAGGCCACCGGCGTCGACCGCCTGGACGAGGTCGTCGCCTTCCTGAAGGGCAAGCCCCTGCCGCAACGGGCACCACGGTCGGCGGCGGATGAGGCCCCGGACGCCTCCGCCTACCGGCCCGATCTGGCGGAGGTGGTGGGCCATGAGGAGGGGCGGTTCGTGTTGGAGGTGGCTGCAGCGGGGCGGCACCACCTGTACCTCTACGGGGCGCCCGGGGCCGGCAAGAGCATGCTCGCCTCGCGGCTGCCGTCGATCCTCCCTGAGCTGGACGACGCCGAGGCCGTCGAGGTGTCCGCCATCCATTCGCTCGCTGGCATCCCGTTGGACGGGCTGATCCGCCAGCCCCCGTTCGCGGATCCCCATCACTCGGTCACACCGGCGGCGCTCGTCGGCGGGGGATCGGCGCAGTTCAAGCCCGGTGCGATCTCGCTGGCCCACAACGGGGTGCTCTTCCTGGACGAGTGCCCGGAGTTCGGTCCGAAGCTCGACGCGCTGCGGACCCCGCTGGAGTGCGGGTGGATCACCATCAACCGGGCCCGGTACAGCGCCCGCATCCCTGCGGGTTTCCAGCTGATCCTGGCCGCGAACCCCTGCCCGTGCGGTTACCACGCGGTCGCCGGGGCGCAGTGTCGCTGCGACCCCCTGCGGGTGCGCCGGTACCAGGACCGGGTCAGCGGCCCGATCCTGGACCGGATCGACATCAGGCATCAGCTGACCAGCGTGAACCGGGTGTTGCTGGACATCGGCCTTCCCGCGCCGGAGTCGAGCGCCGTCGTCCGGGAGCGGGTGCTGGAGGCCAGGGATCGGCAGCGGGCCCGCCTCCGGGGAACGCCCTGGACTACCAACGGCGAGATCGCGGGCTCGTACCTGCGCAAGGAGCTGACCCCGGCCACGGACCTGCGTCTCCTCAACGAGGCGTTGCTGCGTGGCTCCATTAGCGCCCGTGGCGTGGACAAGGTGTTGCGGGTGGCCTGGACGCTCGCGGATCTCGGCGGCCACGACAGGATCTCCGAACGCGACATCCGTTCGGCGCTTCTGCTGCGGCAGGGAGCGGCCCGGGAGTTGGCGTCGTGA
- a CDS encoding succinate dehydrogenase cytochrome b subunit encodes MATTLTIHQRAVRSTVVKKAVMAVSGLIMIAFLLFHMYGNLKMFVGTEAFDHYAHWLKGATEDGGILYPIMPAGTFIWVFRFVMVIAVAAHIWSAYVLTMETRANRGDKYVNIKKQAQTYSARTMRWGGVIVLAFLIFHLIQFTIVPGSMGGSGDEPHTMVVAGFQQWWMVALYAICMVLVCMHVRHGFWSAFTTLGANTSANARKWLNILAYAVAAILYVGFMIMPLAVLFRVIPA; translated from the coding sequence GTGGCAACAACTCTCACCATCCATCAACGAGCGGTGCGATCGACCGTCGTGAAGAAGGCCGTGATGGCCGTCTCCGGCCTCATCATGATCGCCTTCCTGCTCTTCCACATGTACGGCAACCTCAAGATGTTTGTCGGCACCGAGGCGTTCGATCACTACGCGCACTGGCTGAAGGGGGCCACCGAAGACGGTGGCATTCTGTACCCGATCATGCCGGCGGGCACCTTCATCTGGGTGTTCCGGTTCGTGATGGTGATCGCTGTCGCGGCGCACATCTGGTCGGCCTACGTCCTCACGATGGAGACGCGCGCCAACCGTGGCGACAAGTACGTCAACATCAAGAAGCAGGCGCAGACCTACTCTGCCCGCACCATGCGGTGGGGCGGCGTGATCGTGCTCGCGTTCCTGATCTTCCACCTGATCCAGTTCACCATCGTGCCCGGGTCCATGGGCGGCAGCGGCGATGAGCCGCACACCATGGTCGTGGCCGGCTTCCAGCAGTGGTGGATGGTGGCCCTGTACGCGATCTGCATGGTGCTCGTCTGCATGCATGTGCGGCACGGCTTCTGGAGCGCCTTCACGACGCTCGGCGCCAACACCTCCGCCAACGCGCGCAAGTGGCTCAACATCCTCGCCTACGCCGTGGCGGCCATCCTCTACGTCGGCTTCATGATCATGCCGCTGGCGGTCCTGTTCCGGGTGATCCCGGCATGA
- a CDS encoding HAD family hydrolase, producing the protein MQAEAVVFDLDGTLIDTEVVWDDVRRGLARDAGLAWPEGATQAMMGMSTGEWSTHMVEAVGLPVTQAEAARLTIEGMVAHYRSGDLTLLPGALEAVRRMGAAYPIAIASSSPRILIDTFVEAMGLGDLLRVTVSTEEVDRGKPAPDGYLRACELLGVDPGKAVAVEDAPNGIRSALNAGMTVVAIPPHFHPPSADLLARTTVLEGLDELTPELIEAIGVRTSS; encoded by the coding sequence ATGCAGGCCGAAGCAGTCGTCTTCGATCTCGATGGAACCCTGATCGACACCGAGGTCGTGTGGGACGACGTACGCAGGGGCCTCGCCCGTGACGCGGGCCTCGCATGGCCCGAGGGTGCCACGCAGGCGATGATGGGCATGAGCACCGGCGAGTGGAGCACCCACATGGTCGAAGCCGTGGGGCTCCCCGTGACGCAGGCCGAGGCGGCGCGGCTCACCATCGAGGGCATGGTGGCCCACTACCGCTCGGGCGACCTGACCCTGCTGCCCGGCGCACTGGAAGCGGTCCGCCGGATGGGTGCCGCCTATCCCATCGCGATCGCCAGCTCGTCCCCGCGGATCCTGATCGACACGTTCGTCGAGGCCATGGGCCTGGGCGACCTGCTCCGGGTCACCGTCTCCACCGAGGAGGTGGACCGGGGCAAACCTGCGCCCGACGGCTACCTGCGCGCCTGCGAGCTGCTGGGGGTCGACCCTGGCAAGGCCGTCGCCGTCGAGGACGCGCCCAACGGCATCCGTTCGGCGCTCAACGCCGGCATGACCGTGGTCGCGATCCCGCCGCACTTCCACCCGCCGTCGGCCGACCTGCTCGCCCGCACCACGGTGCTGGAGGGCCTCGACGAGCTCACGCCGGAGCTCATCGAGGCCATCGGGGTCAGAACCTCCAGCTGA
- the dprA gene encoding DNA-processing protein DprA produces the protein MTGEREARMGLCALGSQGAPALARAVVEFGAVDVWEGLLRAGDTTRFSRLAASVDITAVTSATAACGARFVVPGDDEWPAALAGLEDVEVAGQAGVPFGLWLKGQPLASAGGVAVVGARACTGYGERAAAELSADLAVGGRPIISGLAYGIDAAAHRGALGVGGYTAAVVASGVDRPYPAGNATLAAAVSRGGTIISELPPGALPARGAFLARNRIIAALAEAVIVVEAALRSGAKNTASWGNAVGRRVLAVPGPITSSLSSTPHRLIRDGEATLVGGAEDVERELAPLGAAADGPTRGDRRPIDELAQELREVREAVAAGERVTAAELGRRTGQNTVTALALAAELVELGWLDGEGGVFALPSRPTPVRAERR, from the coding sequence GTGACCGGCGAGCGGGAAGCCAGGATGGGCCTGTGCGCGCTGGGGTCGCAGGGGGCGCCGGCGCTCGCGCGGGCCGTGGTCGAGTTCGGTGCCGTCGACGTGTGGGAGGGTCTGCTCCGGGCGGGGGACACGACGCGGTTCAGTCGGCTCGCCGCCTCCGTCGACATCACCGCCGTCACCTCCGCCACGGCAGCCTGCGGTGCACGGTTCGTGGTCCCTGGTGACGACGAGTGGCCGGCGGCGCTGGCGGGCCTCGAGGACGTGGAGGTGGCCGGCCAGGCGGGTGTCCCGTTCGGCCTGTGGCTGAAGGGGCAGCCGTTGGCCAGTGCAGGGGGCGTCGCGGTGGTGGGGGCCAGGGCCTGTACCGGCTACGGCGAACGTGCGGCCGCGGAGCTGTCCGCCGATCTGGCAGTCGGGGGCCGCCCGATCATCTCCGGGCTCGCATACGGCATTGATGCCGCGGCACACCGCGGAGCGCTCGGGGTGGGCGGCTACACGGCCGCTGTCGTCGCCAGCGGCGTCGACAGGCCGTACCCGGCGGGAAACGCGACGCTTGCGGCGGCCGTGTCCCGCGGCGGCACCATCATCTCCGAACTGCCCCCGGGCGCCCTGCCAGCACGCGGTGCCTTCCTGGCCCGGAACCGGATCATCGCGGCCCTCGCCGAGGCCGTGATTGTGGTGGAGGCCGCGCTGCGGTCCGGGGCGAAGAACACCGCGAGCTGGGGCAACGCCGTGGGCAGGCGGGTCCTCGCCGTGCCGGGGCCGATCACCTCGTCCCTGTCGTCCACCCCCCACCGGCTGATCCGTGACGGGGAGGCCACCCTGGTGGGCGGCGCCGAGGACGTCGAACGTGAGCTCGCGCCCCTGGGAGCGGCCGCCGACGGGCCGACCCGGGGCGACAGGCGTCCGATCGACGAACTGGCACAGGAACTCAGGGAGGTGCGCGAGGCGGTCGCGGCGGGGGAGAGGGTCACCGCTGCGGAGCTGGGGCGCCGCACGGGGCAGAACACCGTCACGGCCCTCGCCCTGGCTGCGGAGTTGGTGGAGCTGGGTTGGCTCGACGGCGAGGGCGGCGTATTCGCCCTGCCGTCGAGGCCGACGCCCGTACGGGCCGAAAGGAGGTGA
- the rplS gene encoding 50S ribosomal protein L19 — MTNKQILEIDKASLRDDLPDFRAGDSVKVHVRVIEGSRSRVQVFAGVVIARNAGGIQEAFTVRKVSFGVGVERTFPLHSPIIEKIEVERRGDVRRAKLYYLRGLRGKAAKIREKR, encoded by the coding sequence ATGACCAATAAGCAGATCCTTGAGATCGACAAGGCGTCGCTGCGCGACGACCTTCCGGATTTCCGCGCCGGCGACTCCGTCAAGGTGCACGTCCGCGTCATCGAGGGCAGCCGCTCCCGTGTCCAGGTGTTCGCCGGTGTCGTCATCGCGCGCAACGCCGGTGGCATCCAGGAGGCCTTCACCGTCCGCAAGGTCAGCTTCGGCGTCGGCGTCGAGCGCACCTTCCCGCTGCACTCTCCGATCATCGAGAAGATCGAGGTCGAGCGTCGTGGTGACGTGCGTCGCGCCAAGCTCTATTACCTTCGTGGTCTTCGCGGCAAGGCCGCCAAGATCAGGGAAAAGCGCTGA
- a CDS encoding ribonuclease HII yields the protein MIRLGRGAYSYERALTRAGLGPVAGADEAGRGACAGPLVAAAVILDPKRPIAGLDDSKVLTAKARDRLYDEILARAVAVAWARVEADECDRLGMHQADLHGLRRAVGRLDVQANYVITDGFPVDGLSSPGVAMWKGDKVAACVSAASIIAKVTRDRIMVEQDATYPEYGFAIHKGYCTSAHQAALDRHGPSAIHRWCFDNVARTARVGQP from the coding sequence ATGATCCGACTGGGCCGAGGGGCGTACAGCTACGAACGGGCGCTGACCCGGGCGGGGCTGGGGCCTGTCGCCGGGGCGGATGAGGCAGGCAGGGGCGCGTGCGCCGGCCCACTCGTGGCCGCCGCCGTGATCCTCGACCCGAAGCGGCCCATCGCAGGCCTGGACGACTCGAAGGTCCTCACCGCGAAGGCCCGCGACCGCCTCTACGACGAGATCCTGGCGCGTGCCGTCGCCGTCGCCTGGGCGCGGGTCGAGGCCGACGAGTGCGACAGGCTGGGCATGCATCAGGCCGATCTGCACGGGCTCCGCCGCGCTGTCGGGCGCCTCGACGTGCAGGCCAACTACGTCATCACCGACGGCTTCCCCGTCGACGGGCTCTCCTCCCCGGGCGTGGCCATGTGGAAGGGCGACAAGGTGGCTGCCTGCGTCAGCGCGGCGTCCATCATCGCCAAGGTCACCCGCGACCGGATCATGGTGGAACAGGACGCCACGTATCCCGAGTACGGGTTCGCGATCCACAAGGGGTACTGCACTTCCGCACACCAGGCGGCGCTCGACCGACACGGCCCGTCGGCCATCCACCGCTGGTGCTTCGACAACGTCGCCCGAACCGCTAGAGTGGGCCAACCATGA